GCTACTAGACTCTGCTCCCCACTTCAAACAAGGTCACATTCAGGTTTTAAATATAAAGGAAACATTTGACAATATTAAAAGCCCTGTTTGAGGCCCATGCAGTACCTCTTAATACTGAGACAGTTTTATGCTAAAGCACGATCTGGGAATAGAAAGCCCCAAAGATTCCCACATGAGACTGCAATAATTCTAAATTGTATTTGTCTGTCTCCTTTCTAACTCACCTGTGAGCTGGCTGTTGGCTTGCAGTAGCTACTGCTAATTTCTGCTCCAATGCCTGGATGTCCTCTGCTGTCAGCCTAACCAGGCGTACACCAGCCAGGCCCAGCAGTGGGGAATGATGCTGAGCCTTACCAAGGATATAGCACAGCTGCTGGCTGAGAAACCAGCCCTCCCAGGCCATGTTTACAAAGGGATAGGCTGCTAAAAAGGCCCTGTAAAAGCGCTTCCAGGAGGATGATGGAGGATGGATGGAATATTCGTCCTCTTCCCTCAGACTGGAAACCAGTTTCTCCAACTTTGTTTTCAGATAAGGAATGAGAACCAACAAGAGCAGAGACTTCCAGTGTTGCTTCTTTGGCAGCCCAGCACTGGCCAGCTGATGCAGCTCCTTGCTGTCTCCCACTGCTATCCTCTTTAGGCCATAGAAGTTTTCTGAAAAAGAGGCACTACACCTGGACAGAAAATGCTGCTGGAGCAACAGATCCAGGAGGGTGTAGATCTCATCAAACCAATGCCAGAGGAAACCACAGCGGCCAGGATTGGATTCAGCAAGCACCTAACATAAGATACAGGGAAGGAAATGGTGTCAAAGAGCCACTCAGTTAAAGCAATTATGGCCTATGTATCCAGTGAAAGAAATGGTTCAGAAACAGAGACTTGAGCAGTGATCAGAATAAACCACTAGCTAATAGAACTTTGGCCCCATGGGGAAAATTAAATCCTTCAGTTTGCTACCAGCATACGACTGGCAATACTGTATCTATGTGTGACTTAAGCCAGATGTGAATTCCAGGGATGAAAGGTGAGTAAAGGGCATTTCACAGGGGACATGGTAGCGATCCCCCTCAAACACTGTCTGCGTATGTATCCTTGCTGAGCTGGAGACTCAAATGCACTGTATGTATTTGTGTTTTCCCTCCATGAACATTTGTTCGATATAAATGCCTTAGTACTCCATGTCTGGAACTAAAGTAGCATTGTCAGCAACAGTCCAGGCAGAAGGACTTAGATCTGGGCACTCATCCCTTTGTGTGCTAGAGAAAAAGATGATCTAAGCACAGAGCCAAGACCTCATGAGTTCCAGTCAGCCCTAGTTCTGCTTTTGACCTTGTCTGTTTTTTTGGACAAGCCACTTTACTTCACTGCTTGAGTGTCCCCAGCTGGAGAAAACTTTTCCCTCCCTCACAGGCTTGCTGAgaggattagttaatgtttgcatAGTGATCTGAAAATGGGGAGTGGTAATCCAGTGCACTAATTATATGCAATTTATCCCATTCTTCAACAGCACAAAAGAAATGTCCTGTACCTACCACAGGGCAACTTACTTTCCACACAGAGGAgacctttaattttatttctggGAGTCCAGCGTTCTCAGCTCCTGTGCCATTATAGCAACAGCAGTGGAGAGAGGTTACAATCTGTGTGCTATACTGAGCCAGTGCACCTGCTCAGGCACAGGAGTTCTGTATCCTAAGATAGCACTTTGCCCTTTTACAGCACCTTCCATTTAACAATCACCAAAGTACTTTCCCAACCTTAATTAATTAGCTCTCCCAACCTCTGTGTGAGGTATGTATtatccctcattttacagatagaaaaaccaaggcacaaagaaatgaagtgacttgcctagggtCTATGgagagtcagtgtcagagccaggaataggatACTGATTCTGCTTTAATCATTAGCCTGTACTGCTTCTCATGGATAGGCTAACTgacaccaagcacatgcttgacaCACATTCGAATTGTGATTCAACTTGAACACTCACTCATTTTCAGAATCATGACACAAAAAACCTTGTCTTCTAAGGTTCAATCCATAGCACATGTTTATGATGGAGTAATAAGCCCCTGCCAAGAGGTGTTTCCAG
The genomic region above belongs to Chelonoidis abingdonii isolate Lonesome George chromosome 20, CheloAbing_2.0, whole genome shotgun sequence and contains:
- the PEX12 gene encoding peroxisome assembly protein 12 isoform X1, encoding MAEHGAHLTAASASDDRPSVFEVVAQDSLMSAVRPALQHVVKVLAESNPGRCGFLWHWFDEIYTLLDLLLQQHFLSRCSASFSENFYGLKRIAVGDSKELHQLASAGLPKKQHWKSLLLLVLIPYLKTKLEKLVSSLREEDEYSIHPPSSSWKRFYRAFLAAYPFVNMAWEGWFLSQQLCYILGKAQHHSPLLGLAGVRLVRLTAEDIQALEQKLAVATASQQPAHSIKEQVQSAVKKALGGVALSLSTSLSVGMFFLQFLDWWYSSENQETIKSLTALPTPPPPVHLDYATGSPLLPKLKTVCPLCRKIRANDTVLSTSGFVFCYRCIYTYVKSHQRCPITGYATELQHLVKLYAPES